One part of the Parasphingorhabdus sp. SCSIO 66989 genome encodes these proteins:
- a CDS encoding aldehyde dehydrogenase family protein, whose amino-acid sequence MQVRNPRTGEFDYEIAPLDQVAIADEVSRLRSAQLEWGAKTPQQRADIMLLFADAIEGAAAGALIPALTTDTGRSGISKMEVFGAAGHIRRWANMAPEMIANAQRQGEPTSHPTISTSTRLSPYPLVGVISPWNFPMTLALIDAVPALLAGSAVLIKPSEVTPRFIRPLMEAVGTVPDLAAVLSIIEGDGPTGAAMIDQVDFVCFTGSVTTGRKVGEAAARAFIPASLELGGKDPLIVLASADMEQAAATALRGSIVNTGQACQSIERVYVASEIAESFLEKLVSLAQEARLNHPDINKGDIGPFIFARQAEIAQSQIDDAVSQGAKVLAGGKVETLDGGLYLRPTVLTNVREQMAIIAEENFGPVIPVQTFNSIDEAIALANSGEFGLSAAVIAATAEEAESVAARLNVGAVSINDASLTSMVWEAEKSSFGYSGIGPSRMGDSGLMRFFRKKALIRQSGPAARISDFSEEKLS is encoded by the coding sequence ATGCAAGTCCGTAACCCCCGCACTGGCGAATTCGACTATGAGATTGCCCCGCTTGACCAGGTGGCCATAGCCGATGAAGTCAGTCGCTTGCGATCAGCGCAGCTGGAATGGGGCGCCAAAACGCCGCAGCAACGCGCCGATATCATGCTGCTTTTTGCCGATGCTATTGAAGGGGCGGCGGCAGGGGCACTGATTCCAGCCCTCACCACCGATACCGGGCGCAGTGGCATCTCGAAAATGGAGGTGTTCGGCGCAGCAGGCCATATCCGGCGTTGGGCCAATATGGCCCCGGAAATGATCGCCAATGCCCAGCGCCAGGGCGAGCCGACATCGCACCCGACGATCTCGACATCGACGCGTCTTTCGCCCTATCCATTGGTTGGTGTTATCAGCCCGTGGAACTTCCCGATGACGCTGGCTTTGATTGACGCCGTGCCTGCATTGCTGGCGGGCTCTGCCGTCTTGATCAAACCTTCGGAAGTGACCCCGCGCTTCATCCGCCCGTTGATGGAAGCCGTCGGCACAGTGCCCGATTTGGCGGCAGTGCTTTCGATCATTGAAGGCGATGGTCCCACCGGGGCGGCGATGATCGATCAGGTCGATTTTGTTTGCTTCACCGGATCGGTTACAACAGGCCGCAAAGTCGGGGAAGCGGCTGCGCGGGCCTTTATCCCGGCCAGCTTGGAACTCGGCGGCAAGGATCCGCTGATTGTGCTGGCCTCGGCCGACATGGAACAGGCAGCCGCAACAGCGCTGCGCGGATCAATAGTGAATACCGGTCAGGCCTGCCAGTCGATAGAGCGGGTTTATGTCGCCAGCGAGATTGCAGAGTCGTTTCTGGAGAAGCTGGTCAGTCTGGCACAAGAGGCCCGGTTGAATCATCCTGATATCAACAAGGGCGATATCGGCCCGTTTATCTTTGCAAGACAGGCGGAAATTGCGCAATCGCAAATTGATGATGCAGTGTCACAGGGTGCCAAGGTGCTCGCAGGCGGTAAGGTCGAGACTCTCGATGGCGGACTATATCTGCGGCCCACAGTCTTGACCAATGTGCGCGAGCAAATGGCGATTATCGCGGAAGAGAATTTTGGTCCGGTGATCCCGGTGCAGACCTTTAACTCGATCGATGAGGCCATTGCGCTTGCCAATAGCGGTGAATTTGGCTTGTCCGCAGCGGTGATTGCCGCAACCGCCGAGGAAGCAGAAAGTGTGGCTGCCAGACTCAATGTCGGCGCGGTATCGATCAACGATGCTTCGCTGACATCCATGGTCTGGGAAGCGGAAAAATCGAGCTTTGGTTATAGCGGCATTGGCCCATCGCGAATGGGCGATAGCGGCCTGATGCGGTTTTTCCGGAAGAAGGCGCTGATCCGGCAGTCCGGACCGGCGGCGCGTATTTCCGATTTTTCCGAAGAAAAGCTCTCCTGA
- a CDS encoding polysaccharide deacetylase family protein → MTPDPKLYDYAPYRNRPPLKWPDGKTCAVWIAPNLEFYELDPAVNPHRRSWPKPHPDIVGYSHRDHANRVSHWRMAEMMSKYGFPGSVSLSVALCDHIPEVVQDGAQRGWEFFSHGIYNTRYSYGMNEAQERAIIEDSIETVERTTGQRIRGWLAPALTHTPRTLDLIAEYGLDYTCDLYHDDQPTDIKVKSGKLTAVPYSLEVNDHYGFFIYNMSPREYAETLIRQYDRLAEEGERSGTVMCIPLHSYLIGQPHRIGPFEKVLDHIANDGRAWIARAGEIVDAYRGQNVA, encoded by the coding sequence ATGACTCCTGACCCCAAGCTTTATGACTATGCGCCTTATCGCAATCGCCCGCCGCTGAAATGGCCGGATGGCAAGACATGTGCAGTATGGATTGCACCCAATTTAGAGTTTTACGAACTCGATCCGGCGGTGAATCCACACCGCAGGAGCTGGCCCAAGCCGCATCCGGATATTGTCGGCTATAGTCATCGCGACCATGCCAACCGGGTTTCGCATTGGCGCATGGCCGAGATGATGTCGAAATATGGCTTTCCCGGTTCGGTCAGTCTTTCTGTTGCTTTGTGCGATCATATCCCGGAAGTGGTGCAGGATGGCGCACAGCGGGGATGGGAGTTTTTCAGCCATGGCATTTACAATACCCGGTACAGCTATGGCATGAATGAAGCGCAGGAGCGCGCCATCATTGAAGACTCTATCGAGACGGTAGAGCGCACCACCGGCCAACGCATCCGTGGCTGGCTGGCCCCGGCGCTCACACATACGCCGCGCACGCTCGATCTGATTGCGGAATATGGCTTGGATTATACTTGCGACCTTTACCATGATGACCAGCCAACCGACATAAAGGTGAAATCCGGCAAACTCACCGCCGTTCCCTATAGCCTTGAGGTCAATGACCATTATGGCTTCTTCATCTACAATATGTCGCCGCGCGAATATGCCGAGACGCTGATCCGGCAATATGATCGTCTGGCCGAAGAAGGCGAGAGGAGCGGTACGGTGATGTGCATTCCGCTGCATAGCTATCTTATCGGTCAGCCGCATCGCATCGGGCCGTTTGAAAAGGTGCTGGACCATATCGCCAATGATGGCCGCGCCTGGATTGCCCGTGCCGGAGAGATTGTTGACGCCTATCGAGGTCAAAATGTCGCTTGA
- a CDS encoding polysaccharide deacetylase family protein: MPERLLTPIEVKMSLDADYLKYPMRRRGMDHDYYPYSKFPDRDPVQWPGGKTLMVWPVISLEYFPMVPNDDPFRAPGHMQTAYPDYRHYTAREYGTRIGIYRLLDAFEKVGATISVAVNSAIGERYPELVKDIVDAGHEIIAHSTDMNGTIASGMDEARERELIRSSLYTLEKTTGTRPRGWLSIARSQSFNTARLLAEAGVDYMCDWVNDELPYIFTTSAGDIVNIPLNHELSDRQIINVQQQSIDSYTQSIHDAADWLLQEADQHGGRMLPMHLTPYITGLPYRIARFEELVTQLAANSAIGFARGDAIHDAWQRA, from the coding sequence GTGCCGGAGAGATTGTTGACGCCTATCGAGGTCAAAATGTCGCTTGATGCTGATTATCTGAAATATCCCATGCGCCGTCGCGGCATGGATCATGACTATTATCCGTACAGCAAATTCCCGGATCGCGATCCGGTGCAATGGCCGGGCGGCAAGACGCTGATGGTCTGGCCGGTGATCAGTCTGGAATATTTCCCGATGGTCCCGAATGATGATCCGTTCCGGGCGCCGGGTCATATGCAGACCGCCTATCCCGATTATCGTCATTATACTGCCCGCGAATATGGCACCCGTATCGGTATCTATCGCTTGCTCGATGCGTTTGAGAAAGTTGGCGCGACGATATCTGTCGCGGTGAACAGCGCGATTGGCGAGCGCTATCCTGAGCTAGTTAAGGATATTGTCGATGCCGGGCATGAAATCATCGCCCATTCGACCGATATGAACGGCACAATTGCCAGTGGCATGGATGAAGCGCGTGAGCGGGAGCTCATCCGGTCGTCGCTCTACACGCTGGAAAAAACCACCGGCACTCGGCCGCGCGGATGGCTCTCCATTGCCCGTTCGCAAAGCTTCAACACGGCACGCCTGCTGGCCGAAGCCGGCGTCGACTATATGTGCGACTGGGTGAATGATGAGCTGCCCTATATCTTCACCACCAGCGCGGGGGACATTGTCAATATTCCGCTCAACCATGAGCTTTCCGACCGTCAGATCATCAACGTTCAGCAACAATCGATAGACAGCTATACCCAGTCCATCCATGATGCTGCCGACTGGTTGCTGCAGGAGGCGGATCAGCACGGCGGCAGGATGCTGCCGATGCATCTCACGCCCTATATTACCGGCCTGCCCTATCGCATTGCCCGCTTTGAAGAGCTTGTCACGCAGCTCGCGGCGAACAGCGCCATCGGCTTTGCCAGAGGCGACGCGATACACGATGCGTGGCAGCGGGCATAA
- a CDS encoding class I SAM-dependent methyltransferase produces the protein MSKEQQLDVAPPYNAVAQHGVSPKPSHDEISRFDFLANFNKFLSGTLGAGNQLAYEKRVLPAFQKENGRDPKDRFEIRRAMNQDRYHQFWSALKRNSMEMRQQNGRSMVLRQLDELDAKARQYNEGRATLELNPEIDVPRYQSAVDIHCMPGSYHGEARPGDVSAGANYDCGLFATTAGGLGALSDGGGQALVEWIKKERPGWVPKRMLDIGCTVGHNIVPLALAFPDSEFIAIDTAAPILRYGHARAQSLGATNIRFIQANAEDMSRWPDGHFDWVQTTMFLHETSGKALPKIIAEGFRVLADGGLMLHLEQPEYTDEMPLFEQFLRDWDAFNNNEPFWSAMHALDMKDVMVEAGFGPGDLFETGVRAVVDREIFPEAPTGEDEDHGRAAFWHAYGAWKNVQSSQIAAE, from the coding sequence ATGAGCAAAGAGCAACAGTTGGACGTTGCCCCACCGTATAATGCGGTGGCGCAGCATGGCGTTTCACCAAAGCCGAGCCATGACGAGATTTCGCGCTTTGATTTCCTTGCGAACTTCAACAAGTTCCTATCCGGCACTTTGGGAGCGGGTAATCAGCTCGCCTATGAGAAGCGGGTGCTGCCCGCCTTTCAGAAGGAGAATGGCCGCGACCCGAAGGACCGTTTCGAAATCCGCCGCGCGATGAATCAGGATAGATACCACCAATTCTGGTCAGCGCTCAAACGCAACTCAATGGAAATGCGCCAGCAAAATGGCCGGTCGATGGTGTTGCGGCAACTGGATGAGCTGGATGCCAAGGCGCGGCAATATAATGAAGGGCGTGCGACGCTGGAGTTGAACCCAGAAATAGACGTGCCGCGCTATCAGTCTGCGGTTGATATTCATTGCATGCCCGGCAGTTATCATGGCGAAGCCCGGCCCGGCGATGTGTCTGCCGGAGCCAATTATGATTGTGGCCTGTTTGCCACCACGGCGGGCGGTCTGGGCGCATTGTCAGATGGCGGCGGTCAAGCGCTTGTCGAGTGGATCAAGAAGGAACGCCCCGGCTGGGTGCCAAAGCGTATGCTGGATATCGGTTGCACCGTTGGACACAATATCGTGCCACTGGCGCTGGCTTTCCCGGATAGCGAGTTTATCGCCATTGATACCGCCGCGCCGATCCTTCGCTATGGCCATGCGCGGGCGCAATCGCTGGGCGCGACAAATATCCGCTTCATCCAGGCCAATGCCGAGGATATGTCGCGCTGGCCCGATGGCCATTTTGACTGGGTGCAGACCACGATGTTCCTGCATGAAACCAGCGGCAAGGCATTGCCGAAAATCATCGCAGAAGGTTTTCGCGTTCTCGCTGATGGCGGCTTGATGCTGCATCTGGAACAGCCCGAATATACCGACGAGATGCCCCTGTTCGAGCAGTTTCTGCGTGACTGGGACGCGTTCAACAATAATGAGCCATTCTGGTCAGCGATGCACGCTCTGGACATGAAAGACGTGATGGTCGAGGCCGGATTTGGCCCTGGCGATCTATTTGAAACCGGCGTCCGGGCGGTGGTCGACCGGGAGATATTCCCCGAAGCACCAACCGGAGAAGATGAAGACCATGGCCGTGCTGCCTTTTGGCACGCCTATGGCGCGTGGAAGAATGTGCAATCCAGCCAGATCGCCGCGGAGTAA
- a CDS encoding nitrilase-related carbon-nitrogen hydrolase yields the protein MTATPVYAAVAMQLAARSIENTPDRTAAREQMLVMIAELEGKIRSSAIFIEQYAGSKVRLAVLPEYLLTSYPGRISIGDFADKAALEIDGPEYAALGALAERLNMFIAGNAYEVDAHFPGLYFQACFIIAPSGEVVLRYRRLNSMFAPTPHDVWSKYLDIYGIDGVFPVARTEIGNLAAIASEEILYPEIARALALRGAEIFAHSSSEIGSPLDTPKDIAKRARAQENMAYVVSANTAGITNTSLPLASADGNSMVADFKGRVLAESNSGETFTAFADIDLNALRTARRKPAMTNFLARQRLELFADVYQQESPQKADSLIQNNEIIVPDRDYFLRIQEQTIERLIKDGLI from the coding sequence ATGACGGCTACTCCCGTCTATGCCGCTGTTGCGATGCAACTTGCCGCGCGCTCGATCGAAAACACGCCTGATCGTACAGCGGCACGCGAGCAGATGCTGGTAATGATTGCAGAGTTGGAAGGCAAAATCCGCTCTTCCGCCATTTTTATCGAGCAATATGCCGGCAGCAAAGTGCGATTGGCGGTGTTGCCGGAATATCTGCTGACCAGCTATCCGGGACGCATAAGCATTGGTGATTTTGCCGACAAGGCGGCGCTGGAGATTGACGGCCCGGAATATGCGGCTCTGGGCGCATTGGCCGAGCGGCTCAACATGTTCATTGCCGGCAATGCCTATGAAGTGGATGCCCATTTCCCAGGTCTCTATTTTCAGGCATGCTTTATCATCGCGCCCTCCGGTGAAGTGGTGCTGCGCTATCGTCGGCTCAATTCCATGTTCGCGCCGACGCCGCATGATGTCTGGTCAAAATATCTCGATATTTACGGTATTGACGGTGTGTTCCCTGTTGCCAGGACAGAGATTGGCAATCTGGCCGCGATTGCTTCTGAAGAGATTCTCTACCCCGAGATAGCACGCGCATTGGCTTTGCGCGGTGCCGAGATTTTTGCCCATAGCAGCTCGGAAATTGGTTCGCCGCTCGACACGCCCAAGGACATCGCCAAACGCGCACGGGCGCAGGAAAATATGGCCTATGTCGTCTCCGCCAACACTGCGGGGATAACCAATACCAGCCTGCCGCTCGCCTCTGCTGACGGCAATTCCATGGTCGCGGATTTCAAAGGGCGCGTACTGGCCGAGTCCAATAGTGGCGAGACGTTCACCGCCTTTGCCGATATTGATCTCAATGCCTTGCGTACCGCTCGGCGCAAGCCTGCAATGACCAATTTTCTCGCCCGGCAAAGGCTGGAACTTTTTGCCGATGTCTATCAGCAGGAAAGCCCGCAAAAGGCCGATAGTTTGATTCAGAACAATGAAATTATTGTGCCGGATCGCGATTACTTTTTGCGGATACAGGAACAGACGATTGAACGCTTGATAAAGGATGGTCTGATATGA
- a CDS encoding isochorismatase family protein, with the protein MALVDTKMVSDGRTAKEIFEEVISNPARKKFGFGEKLAIVNVDVQQAYTRTDMFKTAYETDPKQIDYINRISALARSRNMPVIWSRVAYKGDAGDAGVWGTRTDTEDSLQNIKYDSERHALDPRCEVEDDDLQYTKRMPSAFFETPLASYLVWHKVDTVVVTGGSTSGCVRATAVDALSHGYRTIVPIETCADKHESYHFANLTDLQLKYADVEPVQTVIDWLEAR; encoded by the coding sequence ATGGCACTGGTCGACACCAAGATGGTCAGCGATGGCCGCACAGCAAAAGAGATTTTTGAAGAAGTCATCAGCAACCCGGCGCGCAAGAAATTCGGCTTTGGCGAGAAGCTGGCGATTGTGAATGTCGATGTCCAGCAGGCCTATACCCGGACCGACATGTTCAAGACCGCCTATGAAACCGACCCCAAGCAGATCGACTATATCAACCGCATATCGGCCCTGGCGAGATCGCGGAACATGCCGGTCATCTGGTCCCGGGTTGCCTATAAGGGGGATGCAGGCGATGCGGGTGTCTGGGGTACGCGGACTGATACCGAAGACTCGCTGCAGAACATCAAATATGACAGCGAGCGCCATGCGCTTGATCCGCGCTGTGAGGTTGAAGATGATGATCTGCAATATACCAAGCGCATGCCGTCGGCTTTCTTCGAGACCCCTCTGGCGAGCTATCTCGTCTGGCACAAAGTCGATACGGTGGTGGTTACCGGAGGTTCCACCTCAGGCTGTGTCCGGGCTACGGCCGTTGATGCACTCAGCCATGGCTATCGTACCATCGTGCCGATTGAGACATGTGCGGACAAGCATGAAAGCTATCATTTCGCCAACCTTACTGACCTCCAGCTCAAATATGCCGATGTCGAGCCGGTACAGACGGTGATCGACTGGCTCGAAGCACGATGA
- a CDS encoding 3-isopropylmalate dehydratase large subunit → MKQPASLFDRLWDGHEIARLGSGSALIAIDRIFLHERTGAAALRSLAEAGREVVDPNRVFAVADHIVDTRPGRTDQTLMPGGQAFISETRAAAKAAGIRFFDVNDPDQGIVHVISPELGIILPGCTLIAPDSHTCTQGAFGALAWGIGSSEAEHAMAAGTLRLKKPKSMRVSFSGSLAQGVTPKDMIIQLIALHGAAGGKGHAVEFAGDAVMALDMEGRMTLCNMATEFSAMSGFIAPDEKTFAYLKGRQYAPTSDLWDQALAQWQSLKSDDGAVFDSEIVLDANAIAPMVSWGTSPESSVRIEGRVPDNAGVRALEYMALDKGQALQGLKIDAAFIGSCTNSRLSDLRRASHMLKGKKIAPGIKAICVPGSSRVKRAAEAEGIDKIFVEAGFEWRESGCSMCFYAGGESFAANSRVISTTNRNFESRQGPNVKTHIASPETVVASAIHGAISDPRKFS, encoded by the coding sequence ATGAAGCAGCCAGCGTCTCTCTTCGACAGACTCTGGGACGGTCACGAGATCGCCAGGCTCGGCAGTGGCAGCGCGCTGATCGCGATTGACCGGATATTCCTGCACGAACGAACCGGTGCGGCTGCTCTACGGTCGCTGGCTGAAGCAGGAAGAGAGGTAGTCGATCCGAACCGTGTCTTCGCGGTGGCCGACCATATTGTCGACACCCGACCCGGGCGCACTGACCAGACCCTGATGCCCGGTGGGCAGGCATTTATCAGCGAAACACGCGCTGCGGCCAAAGCGGCGGGAATACGGTTCTTTGACGTTAATGATCCCGATCAGGGAATCGTCCATGTCATCTCGCCGGAATTGGGTATCATCTTGCCAGGCTGCACCCTGATTGCACCCGACAGCCATACCTGCACCCAGGGTGCATTTGGTGCGCTCGCATGGGGCATTGGCTCATCAGAGGCCGAGCATGCGATGGCCGCGGGCACATTGCGATTGAAGAAACCCAAATCGATGCGCGTCAGCTTTAGCGGCTCACTGGCGCAAGGCGTAACGCCGAAAGACATGATCATCCAACTGATCGCGTTACATGGTGCTGCAGGAGGCAAGGGCCATGCTGTCGAGTTTGCCGGTGATGCGGTGATGGCGCTGGATATGGAAGGCCGGATGACGCTGTGCAATATGGCGACCGAATTTTCCGCCATGTCCGGCTTTATTGCGCCGGATGAAAAGACGTTCGCCTATCTCAAAGGGCGGCAATATGCGCCGACAAGCGATCTTTGGGATCAGGCACTGGCACAATGGCAATCGCTGAAAAGCGATGACGGGGCGGTTTTCGATTCAGAGATCGTGCTTGATGCCAATGCCATAGCACCAATGGTCAGCTGGGGGACGAGCCCGGAAAGCAGCGTCAGGATAGAAGGCCGCGTTCCTGATAATGCAGGCGTGCGTGCGCTGGAATATATGGCCCTTGATAAAGGCCAAGCCCTGCAAGGCCTGAAGATCGATGCGGCCTTTATCGGCAGTTGTACCAATAGCCGCCTCTCCGATCTGCGCCGCGCTTCACATATGCTCAAGGGCAAAAAGATAGCCCCTGGCATCAAGGCTATCTGCGTTCCCGGGTCATCGCGTGTTAAACGCGCAGCCGAGGCCGAAGGCATTGACAAGATATTTGTCGAAGCCGGATTTGAATGGCGCGAAAGCGGGTGTTCCATGTGTTTTTACGCTGGGGGTGAGAGCTTTGCCGCCAATTCGCGGGTGATCTCTACAACCAACCGCAATTTTGAGAGCCGCCAGGGCCCCAATGTGAAAACCCATATTGCCAGTCCGGAGACGGTTGTGGCGAGCGCGATCCATGGTGCCATTTCCGATCCGAGAAAGTTTAGCTGA
- a CDS encoding alpha/beta fold hydrolase: MMMTRHFIDVGQGTETRRMHFRKAGSGPALLMLHQSPRSSKEFETLMRQWGEHFTCIAMDIPGFGQSEAVPDGDIGAFADATIGFLDALGIEKCAAYGFHSGGMILVTALKRHPERFSTLAIGGYAVWTEEEKDLFGEQYLPPFHPQPYGEHLQWLWNRILEQSWFFPWFAADKDHRLSVAHDDPEVVDVIAREMLEAGDSYRAGYGAVLNAPRDLPASDAEVPPCLISAYDGDPLQTHFDRLGTLPKGWATQKVKTPAEHQSVSLEHLLKSETPTIEAITEADEEGVCPIEAAGFDGLIHWKGNRQSGLLRLHAPGFDLNSVDHGQSLAIDLPGHGLSDDWQGEAPTDWADWLSVLNAVADALGTSDITYAVPPAGDVDQLYPDLSPDRFGCHLNKAWQIVRARHMFRPWYEANVAHAIDFDAADIAPDKLAKDHLALLNARAAKAYHTALLGRQI; encoded by the coding sequence ATGATGATGACACGCCATTTCATTGATGTCGGCCAAGGCACTGAAACCCGCAGGATGCATTTTCGCAAAGCGGGATCCGGGCCTGCCTTGCTGATGCTGCATCAAAGCCCGCGCAGCTCAAAGGAATTTGAGACGCTGATGCGGCAATGGGGCGAGCACTTCACCTGTATCGCTATGGATATCCCCGGCTTCGGCCAGTCCGAAGCAGTGCCCGATGGAGATATTGGCGCTTTTGCTGATGCGACCATCGGCTTTCTTGATGCACTGGGCATAGAAAAATGCGCCGCCTACGGCTTTCACTCTGGCGGCATGATATTGGTAACCGCGCTCAAGCGGCATCCTGAGCGTTTCTCAACGCTGGCGATTGGCGGCTATGCGGTGTGGACCGAGGAGGAGAAGGATCTGTTTGGTGAACAATATCTCCCGCCCTTCCACCCGCAACCCTATGGCGAACATCTGCAATGGTTGTGGAATCGGATACTGGAACAAAGCTGGTTTTTCCCTTGGTTCGCAGCCGATAAAGACCATCGTCTGAGCGTTGCCCATGATGATCCGGAGGTTGTGGATGTAATAGCGCGTGAAATGCTCGAGGCAGGCGATAGCTATAGGGCGGGTTATGGAGCCGTGTTGAACGCACCGCGTGATCTCCCGGCATCCGATGCCGAAGTTCCGCCATGCCTGATTAGCGCTTATGATGGCGATCCTTTACAGACGCATTTTGATCGGCTCGGAACACTGCCCAAAGGCTGGGCCACACAAAAAGTCAAAACCCCTGCAGAGCATCAGTCCGTAAGCCTTGAACATCTGCTGAAGTCGGAGACGCCAACAATTGAAGCGATCACAGAAGCCGATGAAGAGGGGGTCTGCCCTATTGAAGCTGCCGGTTTTGACGGTTTGATCCACTGGAAAGGCAATCGCCAAAGCGGTCTTTTGCGGCTTCATGCTCCCGGCTTTGATCTAAACAGTGTTGATCATGGCCAATCGTTAGCGATTGATCTTCCCGGCCATGGATTGTCCGATGACTGGCAGGGTGAGGCGCCGACCGACTGGGCAGACTGGCTGTCGGTTCTGAATGCCGTGGCGGATGCATTGGGCACTAGCGATATCACCTATGCCGTGCCACCAGCCGGAGATGTGGATCAGCTCTATCCCGACCTTTCTCCTGATCGTTTTGGTTGTCATCTCAACAAGGCATGGCAGATTGTCCGAGCGCGGCATATGTTCCGGCCATGGTATGAAGCCAATGTGGCCCATGCGATTGATTTTGATGCTGCCGATATTGCGCCGGACAAGCTGGCAAAAGACCATCTTGCCCTGCTCAATGCGCGCGCGGCCAAGGCTTATCATACCGCTCTGCTCGGGAGGCAGATATGA
- the leuD gene encoding 3-isopropylmalate dehydratase small subunit — MPEPFTRLTSLPMPLIRDNVDTDQIIPSREMKSTGKTGLADGLFAGWRYTQIGGREADPAFVMNQPEYAQSQIILGGSNFGCGSSREHAVWALAEYGFRAILAPSFAPIFAGNCVRNGILPVVLDAETIAILAKADAPLTIDLTENSVRSEDDGLWHFEIDDEARAMLLEGLDAIDLSMKRLDDIQAWQQADRTQRPWIYLGERL; from the coding sequence ATGCCCGAACCTTTCACCCGGCTTACCTCACTCCCCATGCCGCTGATTCGCGACAATGTGGATACTGACCAGATCATCCCTTCCCGCGAGATGAAGAGCACCGGCAAGACTGGCCTCGCCGATGGCCTGTTTGCCGGGTGGCGCTATACTCAGATCGGTGGGCGCGAGGCTGACCCCGCTTTTGTCATGAACCAGCCTGAATATGCACAGAGTCAGATCATATTGGGGGGCAGCAATTTTGGTTGCGGTTCCAGCCGGGAACATGCCGTCTGGGCGCTGGCCGAATATGGCTTCAGGGCGATACTTGCCCCCAGTTTTGCGCCCATCTTTGCCGGAAATTGTGTGCGTAACGGTATTTTGCCGGTTGTTCTGGACGCTGAAACAATCGCTATTCTGGCCAAAGCCGATGCACCGCTGACCATCGATCTGACGGAAAACAGTGTGCGATCAGAAGACGATGGCCTTTGGCATTTCGAGATAGACGATGAAGCACGCGCCATGCTGCTCGAAGGCCTTGATGCCATCGATCTCAGCATGAAACGGCTGGATGACATACAGGCATGGCAACAGGCTGATCGCACGCAAAGGCCTTGGATATATCTTGGAGAGAGACTGTGA